In Acanthochromis polyacanthus isolate Apoly-LR-REF ecotype Palm Island chromosome 18, KAUST_Apoly_ChrSc, whole genome shotgun sequence, the following proteins share a genomic window:
- the LOC110970921 gene encoding uncharacterized protein LOC110970921, with the protein MDVWSLGCMMARMLTQDSLFGSNSEYWTLRRMILLLGVMPQHLINAGWRSRLFCKTMPNGLWRLKTPTEYFGSHVVYSYRTVYTFGSLDEMKMVCSETDNPAEADERRECTELLKAMLRWDEKDRITPSGILNHPFITRSYLSSSSPTSSCDEPKPSTSKFIMVKPADPENRINLTDLPDEDSYLKSSEHEDDRITPSGILNQPFITRSYLNSSSPTGSCDEPKPSTSTFIMVKPADPENRINLTGLPDEDRDLKSNEYEDSEDSSDYKDADYNDDSDLEDSKDSNDDEDTEVTEKEQRKTKKKKKNFFQRVFSWIKKSRRRSAAAVYPM; encoded by the exons ATGGACGTTTGGTCATTAGGCTGCATGATGGCCAGGATGTTGACTCAAGATAGTCTCTTCGGATCAAACTCAGAATACTGGaca ctccGACGCATGATCCTTCTGCTGGGTGTGATGCCGCAACATCTCATCAATGCTGGCTGGAGATCACGATTGTTTTGTAAGACAATGCCTAATGGTttgtggcggctgaag acacctACAGAGTATTTTGGGAGCCATGTCGTCTACTCCTACCGCACAGTTTACACGTTCggctctctggatgaaatgaaaatg GTGTGCTCTGAGACGGACAAcccagcagaggctgatgagaggagggagtgcaCTGAGCTTTTGAAGGCGATGCTTCGGTGGGATGAGAaggacagaatcacccccagtggtatcctcaacCATCCCTTCATCACCAGAagctacctcagcagcagctcccccaccagcagttg cgaTGAACCTAAGCCCTCCACCAGCAAGTTcatcatggttaagcctgcagaccctgaaaacagaattaacctGACAGACTTGCCTGATGAGGACAGTTACCTGAAGAGCAGTGAGCATGAGGacgacagaatcacccccagtgggATCCTCAACCAGCCCTTTATCACTAGAAGCTACCTCAACAGCAGCTCCCCCACCggcagttg cgaTGAACCTAAACCCTCCACCAGCACATTcatcatggttaagcctgcagaccctgaaaacagaattaacctgacaggcttgcctGATGAGGACAGAGACCTGAAGAGCAATGAGTATGAGGACAGTGAGGATAGCAGCGATTATAAAGACGCTGACTACAATGACGACAGTGACCTGGAGGACAGCAAGGATAGTAATGATGATGAAGACACTGAGGTCACTGAGAAGGAgcagaggaagacaaagaagaagaagaagaacttctTCCAACGCGTCTTCTCTTGGATAAAGAAGTCaagaagacgttctgctgctgctgtgtatcCAATGTGA
- the LOC110971842 gene encoding bile salt-activated lipase-like, protein MMVTLGILVAVAVLLETVSATSLGVVYTEGGLVEGKNIRLGFRRHMDIFKGVPFADMPGRFEKPKRHPGWGGVLKATEFRPRCLQPNLISTDSRGSEDCLYLNIWVPHGSSVAKDLPVMVWIYGGAFLVGGSMGANFLDNYLYDGQEIAERGKVIVVTLGYRLGTLGFLSTGDSSMPGNYGLWDQQAAIAWVHRNIRSFGGDPDNITIFGESAGGASVSFQTITPHNKGLFKRAISQSGVSLCPWAVNRNPRRFAEEVALKVNCPIDDTMAACLKMTDPVQLTMAGFIDMNSSPDSPIVNNLVLAAVIDGDFLPDEPSNLFHNAADIDYIAGVNDMDGHIFSGVDFPSINSININTPLEDVKRLLAAHTKEKGAAGYQNAYSTYSSAWDNPSNPSQTTIKKTIVEIGTDYIFLVPIQAALYLHASNAGTGRTYSYVLTEPNRMGGLLKPYPSWMGADHADDLQFVFGKPYTTPIGYWPRHRDLSGYMIAYWTNFAKTGDPNNGDLKVPATWPRFTGDGAQYLEIHNKMNKNYIKQRMRLRYVNFWTSILPNLPTIASE, encoded by the exons ATGATGGTGACTCTGGGGATCTTAGTTGCTGTTGCTGTGCTTCTGGAGACGGTCTCTGCGACCTCT CTGGGGGTGGTGTACACAGAAGGAGGGCTGGTGGAGGGGAAAAACATTCGTCTTGGCTTTCGCCGTCACATGGACATCTTCAAGGGAGTTCCCTTTGCTGATATGCCTGGAAGGTTTGAGAAACCAAAGCGTCACCCTGGCTGGGGCG GTGTTTTGAAAGCCACTGAGTTCAGGCCAAGGTGCCTTCAGCCGAACCTTATCTCAACTGACTCAAGAGGCAGTGAGGACTGTCTTTATCTTAACATTTGGGTTCCTCACGGCAGCTCAG TGGCCAAAGATTTACCTGTCATGGTCTGGATTTATGGAGGAGCCTTCTTGGTTGGAGGCTCAATGGGTGCTAATTTCCTTGATAACTATCTGTATGATGGGCAGGAGATCGCAGAAAGAGGAAAAGTTATTGTGGTGACGCTGGGGTACCGTTTGGGAACTCTGGGCTTCCTGAGCACTGGAGACTCCAGTATGCCTG GAAATTATGGTCTGTGGGACCAGCAAGCTGCCATTGCCTGGGTGCACAGAAACATCCGCTCATTTGGAGGAGACCCTGACAACATCACCATCTTTGGAGAGTCTGCAGGTGGAGCTAGTGTCAGCTTCCAG ACTATTACTCCCCACAACAAAGGACTGTTCAAGAGAGCCATCTCCCAGAGTGGGGTCTCTCTTTGCCCTTGGGCTGTCAACAGAAACCCCCGCAGGTTTGCTGAGGAG GTGGCTTTGAAGGTCAATTGCCCCATTGATGACACTATGGCTGCCTGCTTAAAGATGACTGATCCTGTGCAACTAACAATGGCAGGCTTCATCGATATGAACAGCTCCCCTGATA GCCCTATTGTGAACAACCTGGTCCTGGCTGCTGTGATTGATGGCGACTTCTTACCGGATGAGCCTTCCAACTTGTTTCACAACGCGGCCGACATTGATTACATTGCCGGAGTCAACGACATGGACGGACATATCTTCAGTGGTGTTGATTTTCCATCCATCAACTCCATTAATATTAACACTCCTCT TGAGGATGTGAAGAGACTCTTGGCTGCCCACACTAAGGAGAAGGGGGCAGCTGGTTATCAAAATGCCTACTCCACATACTCCTCAGCCTGGGATAATCCCAGTAATCCCAGCCAGACGACTATCAAGAAAACTATTGTGGAGATTGGAACAGACTACATTTTCCTGGTTCCTATACAGGCTGCACTTTATCTTCATGCTTCCAATGCTGG AACTGGACGTACCTACTCCTACGTCCTCACTGAGCCCAACCGTATGGGTGGCTTGTTAAAACCCTACCCCAGCTGGATGGGAGCTGACCACGCTGATGACCTGCAGTTCGTGTTCGGAAAGCCCTATACCACACCGATAGGGTACTGGCCTCGTCATCGAGACCTCTCTGGCTACATGATTGCCTACTGGACCAACTTTGCCAAAACCGG agATCCCAACAACGGAGACCTGAAAGTCCCTGCTACCTGGCCCAGATTCACCGGTGATGGAGCCCAGTATCTGGAGATCcataataaaatgaacaaaaactacataaaacaGAGGATGAGGCTGCGTTATGTGAATTTTTGGACCAGCATCCTGCCCAACCTCCCCACAATTGCCTCAGAATAA
- the LOC110971843 gene encoding bile salt-activated lipase-like isoform X1: MTAMLGILVVAVFLETVSATSLGVVYTEGGMVEGENIHIGSGHYMDVFKGVPFADIPGRFEKPKRHPGWDGILKATEYGKECLQVNSFVNGTSGSEDCLYLNIWVPHGSIVSSDLPVMVWIYGGGFMIGNSMGFYLDTNLYSGQQIAERGNVVVVTLAYRVGTLGFLSTGDSSLLGNYGLWDQQAAIAWVHRNIRSFGGDPDNITIFGESAGGASVSFQTLTPHNKGLIKRAISESGVALCNWAVNRNPRSVAEEIALRVNCPTDHNMASCLKMTDPEQLTMAGVFDQTSSPDDPMIYKMYLVPVIDGDFLPDEPSNLFHNAADIDYMAGVNDMDGFTFTTDDVPSINSDQVDTPIGDVKRLLVSYTKDKGAAGSENAYFTYTSTWETNPSQKTIKKTVAEIGTDYIFLVPTQAALYLHAAKATTKHTYSYLFSEPNNLAGSFYPSWMGADHFDEVQYVFGRPFTKMTEFLPQHLDLSGYMIAYWTNFAKTGDPNEGGLEVPVRWPKFTSTGQQYLELHHDMDQSSVKEKMRLRFVHFWTSILPNLPSVFSE, translated from the exons ATGACGGCGATGCTGGGGATTTTggttgttgctgtgtttctggAGACGGTGTCTGCGACCTCT CTTGGCGTGGTTTACACAGAGGGAGGAATGGTGGAGGGTGAAAACATTCATATCGGCTCTGGCCATTACATGGACGTCTTTAAGGGGGTTCCCTTTGCTGACATTCCTGGAAGGTTTGAAAAACCGAAGCGTCACCCTGGCTGGGATG GTATTTTGAAGGCCACGGAGTACGGGAAGGAATGCCTTCAGGTGAACAGTTTTGTCAATGGCACCAGTGGCAGTGAGGACTGTCTCTATCTTAACATCTGGGTTCCTCATGGCAGCATAG TGTCTAGTGATCTGCCCGTCATGGTCTGGATTTATGGAGGAGGCTTTATGATTGGAAACTCAATGGGTTTTTACTTGGATACCAATCTTTACAGCGGCCAGCAGAtagcagaaagaggaaatgttgtTGTGGTGACGCTGGCGTACCGTGTGGGAACTCTGGGCTTCCTGAGCACTGGAGATTCCAGTCTGCTTG GAAATTATGGTCTGTGGGACCAGCAGGCTGCCATCGCCTGGGTGCACAGAAACATTCGCTCATTTGGAGGAGACCCTGACAACATCACCATCTTTGGAGAGTCTGCAGGTGGAGCTAGTGTCAGCTTCCAG ACTCTAACTCCCCACAACAAAGGACTGATCAAGAGAGCCATCTCCGAGAGTGGGGTCGCACTTTGCAATTGGGCTGTCAACAGAAACCCCCGCAGCGTCGCTGAGGAG ATTGCTTTGAGGGTCAACTGCCCGACGGATCACAATATGGCTTCCTGTTTGAAGATGACGGATCCTGAGCAACTTACAATGGCAGGCGTCTTCGATCAGACCAGTTCCCCTGATG ACCCCATGATATACAAAATGTACCTGGTTCCTGTGATTGACGGTGACTTCCTGCCGGATGAGCCTTCCAACTTGTTCCACAATGCGGCAGACATTGACTACATGGCTGGAGTCAATGACATGGATGGATTTACCTTCACTACTGATGATGTTCCATCAATTAACTCTGACCAGGTGGACACCCCGAT AGGGGATGTGAAGAGACTCTTGGTTTCCTACACGAAGGACAAGGGTGCAGCTGGTTCAGAAAATGCCTACTTCACATACACCTCAACTTGGGAAACTAATCCCAGCCAGAAGACCATCAAGAAAACTGTTGCAGAAATTGGAACAGACTACATTTTTCTGGTTCCGACACAGGCTGCACTCTACCTTCATGCTGCCAAGGCCAC AACTAAACACACCTACTCCTACCTCTTCTCTGAGCCCAACAATTTGGCCGGCAGCTTTTATCCCAGCTGGATGGGAGCTGACCACTTTGATGAGGTGCAGTATGTGTTTGGAAGACCtttcaccaaaatgacagagTTCTTGCCTCAACATCTTGACCTTTCTGGCTACATGATTGCCTACTGGACCAACTTTGCCAAAACTGG AGATCCCAACGAAGGAGGACTGGAAGTGCCTGTTAGATGGCCCAAATTCACCAGCACTGGACAGCAGTATCTGGAGCTTCATCATGACATGGACCAAAGCTCTGTAAAGGAGAAAATGAGGTTGcgttttgtgcatttctggacTAGCATCCTGCCCAACCTTCCCTCAGTCTTCTCAGAATAA